The following proteins are co-located in the Mobula hypostoma chromosome 4, sMobHyp1.1, whole genome shotgun sequence genome:
- the LOC134344703 gene encoding LOW QUALITY PROTEIN: extracellular calcium-sensing receptor-like (The sequence of the model RefSeq protein was modified relative to this genomic sequence to represent the inferred CDS: substituted 1 base at 1 genomic stop codon), producing MAQTMIFAIEEINQNENLLPEITLGYQIHDNCSSPTIASKAALALINGEEEAIEYPECRGSSNVAAIVGCXVSTNSIVTATTLGSFGIPLVSYYSTCSCLSDKREYPTFFRTIPSDQYQSKILAELVRTFGWTWIGTIRSNTDYGNFGMEGFMEHIEKMGVCIAYSESFYRTDPPEKIRTIVQVIKQASTKVVVAFANVGDMRILLNEILRQNVTGIQWIGSEAWVTADLLLPEERVTYLAGTIGPATRRTEINDLRDYLHNVHPSNFPGNILMMEFWETLFTCSFTRDNGTSPGNSPSQLRKCTGKEQMEGIENAYLPAIMDGSSYDVYTAVYSIAHALHNLLTCVEGYGPFMNNTCAHIANFEPRQLLHYLRTVNFTAKTGDTVYFDENGDPVPRYEIVNLQAIIKGGVDIVNVGYYDGSAKPGQELLMNVGDIMWSTTENTIPRAICSEPCLPGTRKVSRKGQPICCFDCADCADGEISNTTDSTDCITCPSEHWSNQAKTQCVLKTVEFLSFTDVLGFVLVTLALVGVCFTLTTAAIFYRYRETPIVKANNSELSFLLLFALLLCFISSLAFIGEPSGWSCMLRRTAFGVVFVLSISCILGKTILVVVAFKATLPNSSVMNWFGPGQQRLGVFMLTILQGLVCVIWLRVSPPYPLKNMSYYRDMIILECDVGSLTAFYLVSAYIALLSIVCLVLAFLARKLPDSFNDAKYITFSMLIFCAVWITFIPAYVSSPGKYTVATEVFAIWASSFGLLVCIFAPKCYIILLKPEYNTKKYMMAKGTSL from the exons A TGGCGCAAACGATGATATTTGCAATTGAAGAAATAAACCAGAATGAGAATCTCCTTCCGGAGATCACACTCGGGTATCAGATCCACGATAACTGTTCATCCCCCACGATCGCCTCGAAAGCAGCGCTCGCTTTGATCAATGGAGAAGAAGAAGCAATTGAATACCCTGAATGCAGAGGTTCCTCTAATGTCGCTGCCATTGTTGGATGCTAAGTGTCTACGAATTCTATCGTAACCGCTACGACACTGGGTTCCTTCGGGATTCCGCTG GTTAGCTACTACTCCACATGCTCTTGTCTCAGCGATAAGAGAGAATACCCTACGTTTTTTAGAACTATTCCAAGCGACCAATACCAATCCAAAATTCTCGCTGAACTGGTGAGGACATTTGGATGGACTTGGATTGGAACTATTAGAAGCAACACCGATTATGGTAATTTCGGAATGGAAGGATTTATGGAACATATAGAAAAAATGGGGGTGTGCATTGCCTACTCTGAGTCATTTTACAGGACCGACCCGCCAGAGAAAATCAGAACAATTGTCCAGGTGATTAAACAGGCGTCCACTAAAGTGGTAGTGGCTTTTGCTAACGTTGGTGATATGCGAATTTTACTGAATGAAATTTTGCGTCAAAATGTAACTGGTATACAGTGGATTGGAAGTGAGGCGTGGGTGACAGCAGATCTTCTCCTCCCTGAAGAACGCGTAACTTATCTCGCAGGAACAATCGGACCGGCAACCAGAAGGACAGAGATAAATGATCTGAGAGATTATCTGCATAACGTACATCCTTCTAACTTCCCTGGCAATATTTTGATGATGGAGTTCTGGGAAACTTTATTCACCTGCTCTTTTACTCGAGACAACGGGACAAGCCCGGGGAACTCTCCAAGTCAATTGCGGAAATGCACAGGAAAGGAGCAGATGGAAGGAATAGAAAATGCCTACCTTCCGGCAATAATGGACGGGAGTTCATACGACGTGTATACTGCGGTCTACTCCATCGCTCACGCACTCCACAATCTATTAACTTGTGTAGAAGGATACGGTCCGTTCATGAATAACACATGTGCACATATTGCAAATTTCGAGCCACGGCAG TTACTGCACTACCTCCGCACTGTCAATTTCACAGCGAAGACTGGAGACACAGTATATTTTGATGAAAATGGAGACCCGGTTCCAAGATACGAAATCGTGAACTTACAAGCGATAATCAAGGGTGGCGTTGACATTGTAAACGTCGGATATTATGACGGCTCCGCAAAGCCAGGGCAGGAACTATTAATGAATGTCGGAGATATCATGTGGAGCACGACCGAAAATACG ATCCCGCGAGCAATTTGTTCAGAACCCTGTCTTCCTGGAACAAGAAAGGTAAGCCGGAAAGGACAACCGATATGTTGTTTTGACTGTGCAGACTGCGCCGATGGTGAGATCAGCAACACCACTG ATTCCACAGATTGCATCACGTGTCCTTCGGAACACTGGTCCAATCAGGCAAAAACCCAATGTGTTCTGAAGACGGTTGAGTTTCTTTCCTTTACAGATGTTCTGGGATTTGTATTAGTGACGCTTGCTCTAGTGGGAGTGTGTTTTACATTGACTACCGCTGCCATTTTCTACCGGTATCGAGAAACACCCATAGTCAAAGCGAACAACTCGGAACTCAGTTTCCTGCTTCTCTTCGCCCTCCTGCTTTGCTTTATTTCCTCGCTCGCCTTCATTGGAGAACCATCCGGCTGGTCTTGCATGTTGCGTCGGACAGCATTCGGAGTTGTGTTCGTTCTCAGCATTTCCTGCATCTTGGGCAAAACCATTCTTGTCGTGGTTGCCTTTAAAGCAACTCTCCCCAACAGTAGTGTAATGAACTGGTTCGGACCCGGGCAGCAACGACTGGGTGTCTTTATGCTTACAATCTTGCAGGGTTTAGTTTGCGTCATCTGGCTCAGAGTGTCACCTCCCTACCCACTGAAAAACATGAGTTATTACAGAGACATGATTATTCTGGAATGTGATGTGGGTTCATTGACCGCCTTTTATCTAGTGTCCGCCTACATTGCACTGTTGTCCATTGTTTGTCTAGTGCTTGCATTCCTTGCCCGGAAACTCCCGGACAGTTTCAACGACGCCAAGTACATCACCTTCAGCATGCTGATCTTTTGCGCTGTTTGGATAACTTTCATTCCAGCTTACGTAAGCTCTCCAGGAAAGTACACCGTAGCTACAGAAGTATTCGCCATCTGGGCATCGAGCTTCGGCCTGCTCGTCTGCATATTCGCACCGAAATGTTACATTATCTTATTGAAACCAGAGtataatacaaagaaatacatgaTGGCGAAAGGGACATCACTTTAA